In Syntrophorhabdus sp., a genomic segment contains:
- the hemL gene encoding glutamate-1-semialdehyde 2,1-aminomutase, producing MIKTRSDEYCEEAGKLIPGGVNSPVRAFMSVHDRPFFVKRAKGSRLYDVDGNAFIDYVASWGAIILGHADEGVIAAVTEALEEGTSYGACHPYEIELARLITEAFPSIDLLRLTTSGTEATMSALRLARGYTGKNGVIKFRGCYHGHVDSLLVKAGSGLATFGIPDSAGVPADLAKHTYVADFNRLETVERIMEGSDDIACVIVEPIMGNMGVILPDEGFLKGLEALCRKRGVLLIFDEVISGFRVAFGGAQHIYGIDPDMTCLGKIIGGGFPIGAFGGKRHIMERLAPMGDVYQAGTLSGNPVAVRAGLHVLSGLKRASGEVYPRLEKAGQTLSKEMTSIAGRYGIPYRVNSTTGMFTGFFSGTPVTDYDSAAASDRDLYERFFKAMLEEGVFFAPSQFEASFVTLALDRTEIERTVTACDKVFRDIGSARQQ from the coding sequence ATGATAAAGACCAGATCGGACGAATACTGTGAAGAGGCGGGAAAGCTCATACCCGGCGGTGTGAACAGCCCCGTGAGGGCCTTCATGTCCGTTCACGACAGGCCCTTCTTCGTGAAGAGGGCGAAGGGCTCGCGCCTCTACGACGTCGACGGGAATGCCTTTATTGATTACGTGGCCTCCTGGGGAGCCATCATCCTCGGCCATGCCGATGAGGGGGTAATCGCCGCCGTCACCGAAGCGCTTGAAGAAGGGACGAGCTACGGGGCCTGTCATCCCTACGAGATAGAACTTGCGCGTCTCATCACGGAGGCCTTTCCCTCCATCGACCTCTTGCGCCTGACGACGTCAGGCACGGAAGCGACAATGAGCGCCCTGAGGCTTGCCCGGGGATACACGGGCAAAAACGGTGTCATCAAGTTCCGCGGCTGCTATCACGGGCACGTCGACAGCCTGCTCGTCAAGGCCGGCTCGGGGCTTGCCACCTTCGGCATCCCCGACAGCGCCGGGGTGCCCGCGGACCTGGCGAAGCATACCTACGTGGCCGATTTCAACAGGCTCGAAACGGTGGAACGCATCATGGAGGGCAGCGACGACATTGCCTGCGTCATCGTGGAGCCCATCATGGGGAACATGGGTGTCATCCTTCCCGACGAGGGTTTCCTCAAGGGCCTCGAGGCCCTGTGCAGGAAGCGCGGTGTCCTTCTCATCTTCGATGAGGTCATCTCCGGTTTCCGCGTGGCCTTCGGCGGCGCCCAGCACATCTACGGGATCGATCCCGACATGACCTGCCTCGGAAAGATAATCGGGGGAGGCTTCCCCATAGGGGCCTTCGGCGGCAAGAGACACATAATGGAACGATTGGCTCCCATGGGCGACGTGTACCAGGCCGGCACCCTGTCGGGGAACCCTGTTGCCGTGCGGGCCGGCCTTCATGTCCTCAGCGGCCTTAAGCGCGCTTCCGGCGAGGTCTATCCCCGGCTCGAGAAGGCCGGGCAGACGCTGTCGAAAGAGATGACGTCCATAGCCGGCCGCTATGGCATCCCCTACAGGGTGAATTCCACGACGGGCATGTTCACAGGCTTCTTCTCCGGGACCCCCGTGACGGACTACGACAGCGCGGCCGCGTCTGACAGGGACCTCTACGAACGGTTCTTCAAGGCCATGCTGGAGGAGGGTGTCTTTTTCGCTCCCAGTCAGTTCGAGGCGTCCTTCGTCACGCTGGCGCTGGACCGGACAGAGATCGAACGAACCGTCACGGCATGTGATAAGGTGTTCCGCGATATCGGTTCCGCGCGGCAACAATAA
- a CDS encoding Lrp/AsnC family transcriptional regulator has protein sequence MKKVLEALPADFPVSERPYDEMAKEMGMSGAALIDELAALKKAGIIRRIAAMVAHRSVSYEGNAMVVWRVPEAEVEKVGAEMAGFDEVSHCYERDTGGYWDYNLYTMVHGRTREECLATIGRMASRSGIGDYRMLFSLREFKKTSFAVRK, from the coding sequence ATGAAAAAGGTCCTGGAAGCGCTGCCTGCCGATTTCCCCGTATCCGAAAGGCCCTACGACGAGATGGCGAAAGAGATGGGGATGTCGGGAGCGGCCCTCATAGATGAACTTGCGGCGCTGAAGAAGGCCGGCATCATCCGGAGGATAGCCGCCATGGTCGCGCACCGTTCCGTTTCCTATGAAGGCAACGCCATGGTCGTGTGGCGCGTCCCGGAGGCTGAGGTGGAGAAGGTCGGCGCAGAGATGGCGGGTTTCGACGAGGTGAGCCACTGTTACGAGCGCGACACCGGCGGGTACTGGGACTACAATCTCTACACCATGGTGCACGGCAGGACAAGAGAAGAGTGCCTGGCAACGATCGGCAGGATGGCGTCACGGTCGGGCATCGGGGATTACCGGATGCTCTTCAGCCTGAGAGAGTTCAAGAAGACATCCTTCGCGGTGAGGAAATGA